The sequence below is a genomic window from Streptomyces sp. V1I1.
GCCCGGGCGCTGGACCACGTACGGCGACGTGGCAACCGTCATCCTCACCGCGGCCGGACGCGTCAGCACAGGCTTCCGGTGGACCGACCCGACACGCACGGACACCCCGGCGGACGTCCTCGCCGCTGAGGGCATCCGCTTCGACGGAGGCACCGCCGCACAGGAAGCGCGGCCTGCCGGTGGACGAACTCCAGCGCCTCTTGGGCAACTGACGTCCTTTCCGGACGCGTGCCGCAGACGGACGGGGCCGTGAGCTCATCCAGCCTGAGAGCCGCGGCGCTCCCTGCTGCGACACGCGCAATCGGTGGTGAGGCACCCTCGGCAGGACGCGATACGGCCGCCCTTATCGCAGCAGTTCAGCCATCAGCGCGTCGATACTCCACGGGCCTCTCGCTGGTCTTCACAACGACTCCTCCGTCGGCGAGGCCTCGGAGCACCTGGCGCGGGCCTCCACGTCAGCGGGACGGTATCCCGCTCCGAACAGGGCTGTCAGAGCGCGCTCGGCGTCTCAGGTGCCACCGAGGGCCTGGATGGCCTCGGTGAGGGTCTCGGCGTGCTGGTCACATGTCTTCCGGTGCTGCCTGTCAACTCGTCGTACGGCAAGGGCCAGATGGGTGAACGCGGCCTGGCTGCGGAAGCGTTGACTACTCCGGCTCATGCCAGGGAGCCCCTCCAACATGGCCGGAGCGCCCCTACCAAAGTATGCTTCCTGCGTCTTCTTGTCATGACCACCCAGACCGGAGCCACCATGACCGTAACCCGGTTGTCCGCAGCAACTTCGATCCTCTCGGCCGTAGCTGCCAGCGTGCTGCTCATCGGCTGCTCGGCCTCGGTCAACGTCGAAAAGCCCACGCCGAAACTGTCTGCGGACAAGCTGGCCACCACAGTCGCCGAAAAGCTCGCCGCCACAACGGGCCAGCCAAAGCCGCACATCGCCTGTCCGGAGGACCTCATCGGCAAGATCGGTAACACCACCCGGTGCAAGCTCACAGCGGGCGACGGCAGCTCCTTGGGCGTATCGGTCAAGGTGTCTTCTGTCGATGGAGACCAGATCAACTTCGACATCAAGGCCGACGACACGGCTTCCCCGGCTGCGAACTGACCACCGCGCCGTTCTACAACAGGACTCAGA
It includes:
- a CDS encoding DUF4333 domain-containing protein codes for the protein MTVTRLSAATSILSAVAASVLLIGCSASVNVEKPTPKLSADKLATTVAEKLAATTGQPKPHIACPEDLIGKIGNTTRCKLTAGDGSSLGVSVKVSSVDGDQINFDIKADDTASPAAN